The proteins below come from a single uncultured Dethiosulfovibrio sp. genomic window:
- the surE gene encoding 5'/3'-nucleotidase SurE: MIVFVTNDDGVHAPGIAALAKAFKNAGHSPTVVAPDRERSSVGHAITLNRPLRLWSIESDLYGPDIEVHTCDGTPSDCVVLGIDQLCPQADLVLSGINNGPNLGDDLTYSGTVSAAMEGSILGYPSLAVSLNCSREDPERHYESAAEIMVQLMDWLSQSPAPREIVLNVNVPNLPLPLIKGVKVTHKGTRIYADKVTKLQDPHGRNYYWVAGRPEDDLVEGSDVWAVAHGYVSVTPIHMDMTHYDTLEIMRSGGIEGAIKVE, encoded by the coding sequence ATGATAGTATTTGTCACAAACGACGATGGAGTACACGCCCCAGGAATAGCCGCACTGGCTAAGGCCTTCAAGAACGCCGGTCACTCTCCTACGGTTGTCGCACCGGACAGGGAGAGAAGCTCGGTAGGCCACGCTATAACCCTCAATCGACCGCTCAGGCTCTGGTCCATAGAGAGCGACCTTTACGGGCCGGACATAGAGGTACACACCTGCGATGGGACTCCCTCGGACTGCGTCGTGCTTGGCATAGACCAACTCTGCCCTCAGGCGGACCTGGTTCTCTCAGGAATAAACAACGGACCTAACCTAGGAGACGACCTGACCTACTCGGGCACCGTCTCTGCCGCCATGGAGGGCTCTATCCTAGGATACCCCTCTCTGGCGGTGTCCCTTAACTGCTCCAGGGAGGACCCGGAAAGGCACTACGAAAGCGCAGCGGAGATCATGGTGCAGCTTATGGACTGGCTATCTCAAAGCCCTGCACCTCGAGAGATCGTCTTAAACGTAAACGTCCCCAACCTGCCACTGCCCCTGATAAAGGGAGTCAAGGTGACCCATAAAGGGACCAGAATATACGCCGATAAGGTGACAAAGCTACAGGATCCTCACGGAAGAAACTACTATTGGGTGGCCGGTCGGCCTGAGGACGACCTAGTGGAGGGAAGCGACGTATGGGCGGTGGCCCACGGTTACGTATCGGTCACGCCAATACACATGGACATGACCCACTATGACACTCTTGAGATAATGAGAAGCGGTGGGATAGAGGGAGCCATAAAGGTGGAATAA
- a CDS encoding site-2 protease family protein produces the protein MSGFSTQIADILLTLPAVLWAISFHEFCHGWVAYQLGDPTARDAGRLTLNPLAHFDVVGALMLLLFHFGWAKPVPVDPRYFKDPRRDMLLVSIAGIAGNILTAFVVALTIKYIPGPFMAIPALGRVMILMVYVNVGIAVFNLIPIPPLDGSKLIYPFIPRAWMNGWFFLEKYGFLVLLLLVATGTLGAIMRPVMYMFLKIILA, from the coding sequence ATGAGCGGTTTTTCAACCCAGATAGCGGACATTCTGTTGACCCTTCCGGCGGTGCTTTGGGCCATATCTTTTCACGAGTTCTGTCACGGCTGGGTGGCGTACCAGCTAGGGGACCCCACAGCCAGAGACGCAGGAAGACTGACTTTGAACCCTCTGGCCCACTTTGACGTGGTCGGAGCCCTGATGTTGCTCCTTTTCCACTTCGGCTGGGCTAAGCCCGTGCCGGTGGATCCCAGATACTTCAAAGATCCCAGGAGGGACATGCTTCTTGTCTCCATCGCTGGGATAGCAGGCAACATACTCACAGCTTTCGTGGTGGCCCTTACCATCAAATACATCCCCGGCCCCTTTATGGCCATACCGGCTCTAGGGAGGGTAATGATACTCATGGTCTACGTAAACGTGGGAATAGCGGTTTTCAACCTCATACCGATCCCTCCACTGGACGGGTCGAAGCTCATATACCCCTTTATCCCTAGAGCCTGGATGAACGGATGGTTTTTTCTGGAGAAGTACGGTTTTTTAGTTCTGCTTCTTCTCGTGGCAACCGGAACCCTCGGAGCCATAATGAGACCGGTGATGTATATGTTTTTGAAGATTATACTGGCATGA
- a CDS encoding CBS domain-containing protein: protein MKLITSHVGSDFDSLASMIAAGKLYPDGVPCFSGSAERNVRDFLKRHRGRWTVLTPRKVRMDQVTKLIVVDARSVRRLGVLAPLAGRPDVDVHIYDHHPPCADEIQASFSKIEPVGATVTLLLEEMFKRGITPTPHEATLFAMGIYEDTGGLLFGGTTSRDYAMMSRMKECGADVTLIPSAIEVGLSAPERRMMDRLVENAWERYISGARIVLTKAAVDVYVEGISLFAHRLRDFFAADVVLAAVKMENRTYVVARSKENLLDVSELLKPLGGGGHPQAASAAVSGRTPRSILEELESRLETMITPVLTVDDVMTTPVMAVDETSSVNDAYRIMLRYGHSALPVTREGRLFGLITRKDLDKAQLHGYGEAQVNEFMTEGVITVPSGASIEEVHRSMVAHNIGRLPVVGQGELRGIVTRTDLLRALYPVSIPAEERQIGSEYPWTESMAGLLNEGLSPSDRDLLVGLGRRASDMGMKAYVVGGVVRDLMLGKTIYDLDIVVEGRGIDFLRSWERDGVQVSLHGRFQTGTLSFPDGRKVDVATARREFYEYPTAQPTVSSDSLKHDLYRRDFTVNAMALSIDGENWGTLVDYFGGRRDLLSQKLRSLHNLSFVEDPTRMFRGVRLEQRLGFELDDNALRTMNSCIRGGLLGNLSGFRLRSELEICLIEPRPWPIVRRMDELGLLEAIFPGIKIGSRVAWALRRLSLSTRRLGRDLLPMGGDLWIATLSMLLLDSPSDLYHRVADRLCLTAKERELLSLCVEDMGTMEAKLGGKQSPSFSTVVASLEEYSPVAVFAWAVSTSLWRFRRRLVLYLTRLVKIRPMLTGSHLIDMGYRESPAIGDMLRALLAARLDGEVDTRDDEIEWIRAKYPDYKESAGKR from the coding sequence TTGAAACTCATAACCAGTCACGTCGGCAGTGACTTCGACTCTTTGGCAAGCATGATCGCCGCCGGGAAACTATATCCCGACGGCGTTCCCTGTTTTTCCGGCTCCGCCGAGAGAAACGTCAGGGACTTTCTGAAACGTCATAGAGGTCGATGGACCGTCCTTACCCCCAGGAAGGTCAGAATGGACCAAGTAACCAAACTTATCGTGGTGGACGCCAGATCGGTGCGCAGGCTAGGCGTACTGGCTCCATTGGCCGGTCGTCCCGACGTGGACGTCCACATCTACGACCACCATCCACCCTGTGCCGACGAAATACAGGCATCTTTCTCAAAGATCGAACCTGTCGGTGCCACTGTGACCTTGCTCCTGGAGGAGATGTTTAAAAGGGGCATCACTCCCACACCTCACGAGGCGACCTTGTTCGCCATGGGAATCTACGAGGACACCGGAGGGCTTCTCTTCGGCGGCACCACCAGCAGGGACTACGCCATGATGAGCCGGATGAAAGAGTGCGGTGCGGACGTCACCTTAATACCCTCCGCAATAGAGGTCGGTCTATCAGCCCCTGAGAGGCGAATGATGGACAGACTTGTGGAAAACGCCTGGGAGAGGTATATATCCGGCGCCAGAATAGTGCTCACCAAAGCGGCGGTAGACGTGTACGTCGAGGGAATTTCCCTGTTTGCCCACAGGCTCAGGGACTTCTTCGCCGCCGACGTCGTCCTCGCTGCGGTGAAAATGGAGAACAGGACCTACGTCGTGGCCAGAAGCAAGGAAAACCTCCTGGATGTCTCTGAGCTACTGAAACCTCTAGGAGGAGGGGGACACCCTCAGGCGGCCTCGGCGGCGGTCTCGGGCAGAACCCCTAGATCCATACTGGAGGAACTGGAATCCAGGCTGGAGACCATGATAACTCCGGTTTTAACGGTAGACGATGTAATGACCACGCCGGTTATGGCCGTCGACGAAACGAGCTCGGTAAACGACGCCTACAGGATAATGCTCAGGTACGGCCACTCCGCCCTTCCTGTCACCCGAGAGGGGAGGCTGTTCGGCCTTATAACGAGAAAAGACCTGGATAAAGCTCAGCTCCACGGTTACGGCGAGGCTCAGGTCAACGAGTTCATGACGGAGGGAGTGATAACCGTTCCCTCCGGCGCCTCTATCGAAGAGGTTCACCGGTCTATGGTCGCCCATAATATCGGGAGACTGCCTGTGGTGGGCCAGGGTGAGCTTCGAGGCATAGTCACCAGAACCGACCTGCTCCGGGCTCTTTATCCCGTGTCCATACCGGCGGAGGAGAGACAGATAGGCTCCGAATATCCCTGGACCGAATCTATGGCTGGACTGCTTAACGAAGGCCTTTCTCCATCGGACAGAGATCTCCTCGTAGGTCTAGGTCGAAGGGCCTCGGACATGGGAATGAAGGCCTACGTAGTAGGAGGGGTCGTCAGGGATCTGATGCTTGGAAAAACTATATACGATCTGGATATAGTCGTCGAGGGAAGGGGGATCGACTTTTTGAGGTCCTGGGAAAGGGATGGAGTGCAGGTATCCCTTCACGGTCGCTTCCAGACCGGAACCCTGTCCTTTCCGGACGGGAGAAAGGTGGACGTCGCCACGGCCCGGAGGGAATTCTACGAATACCCTACAGCCCAGCCCACCGTATCCAGCGACTCCTTAAAGCACGACCTATACCGACGGGATTTCACCGTAAACGCCATGGCACTGTCCATAGACGGCGAAAACTGGGGTACCCTGGTGGACTACTTCGGTGGCAGAAGAGATCTGCTGTCACAAAAATTAAGAAGCCTCCACAATCTTAGCTTCGTGGAGGACCCTACCAGGATGTTCAGAGGGGTTCGGCTGGAACAGCGTCTGGGATTTGAGCTGGACGACAACGCCCTCAGGACGATGAACAGCTGCATAAGAGGGGGATTGCTCGGCAACCTATCGGGCTTCCGCCTTCGTTCCGAGTTGGAGATATGCCTTATAGAGCCCAGGCCCTGGCCTATCGTCAGAAGAATGGACGAACTAGGGCTTCTCGAAGCGATTTTCCCGGGCATAAAAATAGGCTCTCGGGTGGCGTGGGCCCTCAGGAGACTATCCCTATCGACCAGGAGGCTGGGTCGAGACCTCCTCCCTATGGGAGGGGATTTATGGATAGCCACTCTGTCCATGCTTCTGCTGGATAGCCCCTCGGACCTATACCACAGGGTCGCAGACAGACTCTGCCTGACCGCAAAGGAAAGGGAACTTCTCTCCCTATGTGTAGAGGACATGGGCACAATGGAGGCAAAGCTAGGTGGAAAGCAGTCTCCCTCTTTTTCCACCGTAGTGGCCTCTCTGGAGGAATATAGCCCTGTAGCGGTATTCGCCTGGGCGGTATCCACCTCTCTATGGCGATTCAGAAGACGGCTGGTCCTCTACCTGACGAGACTGGTCAAGATTCGGCCTATGTTGACCGGATCTCATCTGATCGACATGGGCTATAGAGAAAGTCCGGCTATAGGTGATATGCTCAGGGCCCTTCTGGCCGCCAGGCTCGACGGAGAGGTGGACACCAGAGACGACGAAATTGAATGGATCAGGGCTAAATACCCTGATTACAAGGAGAGTGCAGGTAAGAGATGA
- the coaE gene encoding dephospho-CoA kinase (Dephospho-CoA kinase (CoaE) performs the final step in coenzyme A biosynthesis.), which yields MFVLGLTGDIGAGKSTVASLFRDMGARIIDADLIVKKLWCEPELLQAAKVRWGDSVIAENGEISFSGIADKVFSDESDYRWLCDLIHPLVRRDMTAGLASERGWVVVEIPLMFESGVPYWCDMTAYVTASQEIRSTRNGHRGLSMDMLQKREDFMLPSEEKKNSADLVIHNEGSLDELRDFLTPYGEKMQRMASICTVKIQCAFRKQARQIISGVLGKKLAYQANLSSVETAYSKYEQFLTENWEVQFYTLANLVPAISEEAASIMKKPPVPVAVSDVLRASLSFREALCGACR from the coding sequence ATGTTCGTTTTAGGTCTAACCGGGGATATAGGAGCTGGTAAATCCACCGTAGCGTCTCTATTTCGGGATATGGGTGCCAGGATAATCGACGCCGATCTGATAGTAAAAAAACTGTGGTGTGAACCGGAGCTACTTCAGGCTGCCAAGGTCAGATGGGGAGATTCGGTTATAGCGGAGAACGGGGAGATATCCTTCAGCGGCATCGCCGATAAGGTATTCTCCGACGAATCGGACTACCGTTGGCTGTGCGACCTGATTCACCCTCTGGTAAGGCGGGATATGACAGCAGGCCTGGCCTCCGAAAGGGGCTGGGTGGTGGTTGAGATACCGCTTATGTTTGAATCGGGGGTTCCATATTGGTGTGACATGACCGCCTACGTAACTGCATCTCAGGAGATCAGATCCACCAGAAACGGCCACAGAGGCCTTTCTATGGATATGCTTCAAAAAAGGGAGGATTTTATGCTCCCGTCGGAGGAAAAGAAAAACTCCGCCGACCTGGTCATACATAACGAAGGCTCTCTGGACGAGCTAAGGGATTTTCTGACCCCCTACGGAGAAAAGATGCAGAGAATGGCCTCCATATGCACCGTAAAAATTCAATGTGCCTTCAGAAAACAGGCCAGACAGATCATATCGGGAGTGCTGGGCAAAAAACTGGCCTATCAGGCGAACCTCTCCTCCGTTGAGACCGCCTACTCCAAGTACGAACAGTTTCTGACGGAAAACTGGGAGGTCCAGTTCTACACCCTCGCCAACCTCGTACCGGCCATATCGGAGGAAGCCGCATCCATAATGAAAAAACCTCCTGTGCCGGTCGCGGTGTCCGACGTCCTCAGGGCCAGCCTTTCCTTCAGGGAAGCCCTCTGTGGGGCCTGTCGTTGA
- a CDS encoding UvrD-helicase domain-containing protein, with the protein MAGGEEAGMNKTSSILEGLNPRQREAVSFQGAPLLVLAGAGSGKTRVLTSKIAWLVQECSVAPWRILAVTFTNKAAREMKDRVERMLGERAKDAQVSTFHSFGLQMLFRNRDALESLGYRRNFVIFDRSECLSLVKKIAKELGIDPSRYDPSWLLEGISKAKTSCDPSTLEPSLEGDIAEVYDKYRLAMKEQGAFDFDDLIIMPLYLMKTDESILLRERARLDWVLVDEYQDVNRPQFSMMKTLAGDTANVMVVGDPDQSIYGWRGADMSVILGFERHFPGAKIVLLEQNYRSSEIILKAANSVIQNNVNRPDKRLWTDRAGGEPIGVAKLRDERAEARYVADKVEELSSLGYRYSDIAVLYRVNALSRNLEQEFISRSLPYRVVKGTAFYDRKEVKDVVSYLRLAVNHRDGSALARVVNVPPRGIGAKGLSILSDFLLREKGDSRSVWIKLADGRSPLKGKGAVGIKDLAGHMISMLDMGSDMSRLVPYVLDSIGYGAYLEKGYPDQWEERLENVMELASLKVLSDALEDVLAEISLYTDQEVDSVPDGISLSSLHSAKGLEFPVVFVVGLEEGLFPHNRVVDGSSEEMEEERRLWYVGITRAEERLYISGVELRRLFGSVLMNDLSRFLWEIPEACRCIEETGEEDLQNVRFRSNRGYRSW; encoded by the coding sequence ATGGCTGGAGGAGAAGAGGCGGGGATGAATAAAACCTCCTCGATCCTTGAGGGCCTAAACCCCAGACAGAGAGAGGCGGTCTCCTTTCAGGGGGCCCCTCTTCTGGTTTTAGCGGGAGCGGGAAGCGGCAAGACCAGGGTTCTCACCAGCAAAATAGCCTGGCTGGTCCAGGAATGCTCCGTAGCTCCCTGGAGGATTTTAGCTGTAACCTTCACCAACAAGGCCGCCAGGGAGATGAAAGACAGGGTGGAGAGAATGCTAGGGGAAAGGGCCAAAGACGCCCAGGTCTCCACCTTCCACTCCTTCGGACTCCAGATGCTCTTTCGCAACAGAGATGCCCTGGAATCCCTGGGATACAGGAGAAACTTCGTTATCTTCGACCGATCGGAGTGTCTCTCTCTGGTCAAAAAAATAGCTAAAGAGCTGGGAATAGACCCCTCTCGCTACGACCCCTCCTGGTTGCTGGAGGGTATCTCCAAGGCGAAAACCTCCTGCGATCCCTCAACCCTCGAACCTTCCCTTGAAGGAGACATAGCGGAGGTCTACGACAAATATCGTCTGGCCATGAAGGAACAGGGGGCTTTTGATTTCGACGATCTCATAATAATGCCCCTGTACCTCATGAAAACCGATGAATCCATCCTCCTCAGGGAAAGAGCCAGGCTCGACTGGGTCTTAGTGGACGAGTATCAGGATGTCAACAGACCCCAGTTCTCCATGATGAAGACCCTCGCTGGAGATACCGCTAACGTGATGGTCGTCGGAGACCCGGATCAGTCCATCTACGGATGGAGAGGAGCGGACATGTCGGTTATACTGGGCTTTGAGAGACACTTTCCGGGAGCGAAAATCGTCCTGCTGGAACAGAATTACCGTTCTTCTGAGATAATACTTAAAGCGGCTAACTCGGTGATACAGAACAACGTAAACAGGCCGGATAAAAGGCTCTGGACCGACCGTGCGGGGGGAGAACCTATAGGGGTCGCTAAACTGAGAGACGAGAGAGCCGAGGCCCGCTACGTGGCGGACAAAGTGGAGGAACTCTCCTCCCTGGGCTATCGGTACAGCGACATAGCGGTTCTCTACAGGGTCAACGCCTTGAGCAGAAACCTGGAGCAGGAGTTTATCTCCCGATCGCTGCCCTACAGGGTCGTCAAAGGCACCGCCTTCTACGACCGGAAAGAGGTCAAAGACGTGGTTTCCTATCTTCGGCTTGCGGTAAACCACAGAGACGGCAGTGCCCTCGCTAGGGTGGTGAACGTTCCCCCTAGAGGGATAGGAGCTAAAGGACTATCTATACTATCGGACTTTCTGCTCAGGGAAAAAGGTGACTCTCGGTCGGTATGGATAAAACTGGCCGACGGCAGATCCCCTCTGAAAGGCAAAGGAGCTGTAGGGATCAAGGATCTGGCTGGTCACATGATATCCATGCTCGACATGGGATCGGATATGTCCAGGCTGGTGCCCTATGTCCTCGATTCAATAGGCTACGGAGCCTACCTGGAAAAAGGCTATCCCGACCAATGGGAAGAGCGGCTCGAGAACGTCATGGAATTGGCGTCCTTAAAGGTTCTTTCCGATGCCTTGGAGGACGTGCTCGCGGAGATATCCCTCTACACCGATCAGGAGGTGGACTCGGTCCCCGATGGGATCAGCCTTTCCTCCCTTCACTCCGCAAAGGGATTGGAATTTCCGGTGGTTTTTGTGGTAGGCTTAGAGGAAGGACTTTTTCCCCATAATCGAGTGGTGGACGGATCGTCGGAAGAGATGGAGGAGGAGCGTCGTCTCTGGTATGTCGGCATAACGAGAGCGGAGGAGAGGCTATACATCTCCGGCGTAGAGCTTCGCCGTCTTTTTGGATCGGTTCTGATGAACGACCTGTCCAGGTTTTTGTGGGAGATCCCCGAGGCCTGCAGGTGCATAGAGGAAACAGGAGAGGAGGATCTCCAGAATGTTCGTTTTAGGTCTAACCGGGGATATAGGAGCTGGTAA
- the hypB gene encoding hydrogenase nickel incorporation protein HypB, with amino-acid sequence MSVKKIDIQQAVMAADMCYAKRIRERLSEKGILMVNLIGSPGSGKTTLLEKTLGKDGLRSAVIEGDVATDRDAVRIDALGVPSIQINTEGGCHLEANWVDMTLDGLPLDDLDVIYIENVGNLVCPAEFDVGEDHKIAISSVPEGPDKPLKYPLLFTEASAVVLTKTDLLPYVSFDQDLFWGDVARLNPGAPTMKLSCYNDEGLEAWSSTIKRWLEEKRRG; translated from the coding sequence GTGTCGGTAAAAAAGATAGACATACAGCAGGCGGTCATGGCGGCGGATATGTGCTACGCCAAGAGGATCAGGGAAAGGCTCAGCGAAAAGGGCATACTCATGGTCAACCTGATAGGTTCCCCTGGATCGGGCAAGACAACCTTGCTTGAAAAGACCCTGGGCAAAGACGGCCTCAGATCGGCGGTTATAGAGGGTGACGTGGCCACCGACCGTGACGCGGTTAGAATCGACGCCCTCGGGGTTCCGTCTATACAGATAAACACCGAAGGGGGCTGTCACCTGGAGGCCAACTGGGTCGACATGACCCTCGACGGGCTACCTCTCGACGACCTTGACGTTATCTACATCGAAAATGTCGGTAACCTTGTATGTCCCGCCGAGTTCGACGTCGGAGAGGACCATAAAATAGCCATATCCTCCGTCCCAGAAGGGCCGGACAAGCCCTTAAAATATCCCCTGCTGTTCACCGAGGCCTCCGCTGTGGTCCTGACCAAAACCGACTTACTGCCCTACGTCTCCTTCGATCAGGACCTTTTCTGGGGAGACGTGGCCAGGCTCAACCCGGGGGCCCCGACCATGAAACTCTCCTGTTACAACGACGAAGGCCTGGAGGCTTGGTCGTCCACGATAAAGAGATGGCTGGAGGAGAAGAGGCGGGGATGA
- the hypA gene encoding hydrogenase maturation nickel metallochaperone HypA, with protein MHELSMVKAIIDALEELQDRNNWSSIKSVNLKVGSMRQVIPHILRFAFNASIERTYLAGAELIITPVPVEFTCRTCGGRWGEADLGYLCPHCGGKDVDMVQGMEMDIDSLEVEE; from the coding sequence ATGCATGAGCTTTCCATGGTAAAGGCTATTATAGATGCCCTTGAAGAGCTTCAGGACCGCAACAACTGGAGCTCGATCAAGTCGGTAAACCTGAAAGTAGGGTCCATGAGGCAGGTAATTCCCCACATACTTCGCTTCGCTTTTAACGCCTCTATCGAGAGGACCTACCTAGCTGGAGCGGAGCTTATCATAACTCCTGTGCCGGTGGAGTTTACCTGCCGTACCTGTGGAGGCAGGTGGGGAGAGGCGGACCTGGGCTACCTCTGTCCCCACTGTGGCGGCAAAGACGTGGACATGGTTCAGGGGATGGAGATGGATATAGATTCTTTGGAGGTGGAGGAGTAG
- the raiA gene encoding ribosome-associated translation inhibitor RaiA yields MDIRFVNRNAELADDLKEYMERKLSKLEKFFPKILDNQVVLSLSRGIHTIEVTSNVNGVIMRGEERDSDLRKAFDIALKNLERRIRRHKKYLTDRVQLKTHDISFNLDDLMSDMSKSAVEEKEEDIVKVKRFPLRPMHAEEACMQMDLLGHSFFVFSNAESGSINVVYKRKSGGYGLLEPAD; encoded by the coding sequence ATGGATATTCGTTTTGTTAACCGTAACGCCGAGCTAGCGGACGATCTAAAGGAGTACATGGAGAGGAAGCTCTCTAAGCTGGAGAAGTTTTTCCCGAAGATCCTTGATAACCAAGTCGTTCTCAGTCTTAGTCGAGGTATCCACACCATAGAGGTGACCTCCAACGTCAACGGCGTCATCATGAGAGGTGAGGAGAGGGACTCAGACCTGAGAAAGGCCTTTGACATCGCCCTCAAGAACCTGGAGAGGCGTATCAGGCGGCACAAGAAATACCTCACCGACAGGGTTCAGCTCAAGACCCACGATATCTCCTTTAACCTAGACGATCTAATGTCCGACATGTCCAAGTCGGCGGTAGAGGAAAAGGAAGAGGACATCGTAAAGGTCAAGAGATTCCCTCTCAGGCCCATGCACGCCGAGGAAGCCTGTATGCAGATGGACCTTCTCGGTCACAGCTTTTTTGTCTTTTCCAACGCCGAGAGCGGCTCTATAAACGTGGTTTACAAGAGGAAGTCCGGGGGATACGGCCTACTAGAGCCGGCGGACTAG
- a CDS encoding pyridoxal phosphate-dependent aminotransferase, with the protein MILSERARRLEPSATLAVVAKAKAMKREGKPVISFGAGEPDFNSPESALRYGKEAMDAGHTHYTPGTGIPELREAVCSYYKDRFGLEYAPGDVVIGAGAKILLYEALSCIVDPGDEVIVFAPAWVSYVEQIRLCEGKEVIIDTSETGFIPDLEIVRKAITSRTRCIMINSPNNPTGAVYDEKTLKGLASLAVEHDITIIYDEIYEQLVYGKAKHHQIVALAPEARDNVIVVNGVSKAYAMTGWRIGYAMGPSKVMSKIGSLQGHLTSNPCSVAQYAALGALKEAHDDIVTMHGHFSARRELILKLLADMPLIKFVEPEGAFYVLVDVREALGKKQGDEVISDDISFCQRLLESSYVAMVPGSAFYAPGHIRVSYSNSTEDITEGMRRLKEFLESLA; encoded by the coding sequence ATGATTCTTTCTGAAAGGGCACGTAGACTGGAACCTTCGGCCACCTTAGCGGTGGTAGCGAAGGCGAAGGCTATGAAGCGAGAGGGCAAGCCAGTTATATCCTTCGGAGCAGGGGAGCCCGATTTTAACTCCCCAGAGTCCGCTCTGAGATACGGCAAAGAAGCTATGGACGCCGGACATACCCACTACACCCCTGGCACCGGAATACCGGAGCTGAGGGAGGCGGTATGCAGCTACTATAAGGACCGTTTCGGCCTTGAATATGCGCCGGGAGACGTGGTAATAGGTGCAGGAGCAAAGATACTCCTCTACGAAGCTCTGAGCTGCATAGTCGATCCTGGTGACGAGGTTATCGTATTCGCACCGGCATGGGTCAGCTACGTGGAACAAATTCGTCTCTGCGAGGGAAAAGAGGTCATTATCGACACCTCGGAGACAGGGTTTATCCCCGATCTGGAGATAGTGAGAAAAGCTATAACCTCTAGAACCAGGTGCATAATGATAAACTCGCCGAATAACCCCACCGGAGCGGTCTACGACGAAAAGACCCTTAAGGGCCTCGCCTCTTTGGCCGTGGAGCACGATATCACCATCATCTACGACGAGATATACGAGCAGCTTGTATACGGCAAGGCAAAACACCACCAGATAGTCGCCCTGGCCCCTGAGGCTAGGGACAACGTTATAGTGGTAAACGGCGTCAGCAAAGCCTACGCTATGACAGGATGGAGAATAGGCTACGCCATGGGCCCCTCGAAGGTCATGTCCAAAATAGGCTCTCTCCAGGGACACCTGACGTCCAACCCCTGTTCGGTAGCTCAGTACGCCGCACTAGGCGCCCTTAAAGAGGCTCACGACGATATAGTGACTATGCACGGTCACTTCTCCGCTAGAAGAGAGCTCATACTGAAGTTACTGGCCGATATGCCACTGATAAAGTTCGTAGAGCCGGAAGGAGCTTTTTACGTCCTGGTGGACGTAAGGGAAGCTCTCGGCAAAAAGCAGGGTGACGAGGTAATATCCGACGACATATCCTTCTGTCAGAGGCTTCTGGAGTCCTCCTACGTCGCCATGGTTCCTGGAAGCGCTTTCTACGCACCGGGGCACATAAGGGTGTCCTACTCCAATTCTACGGAGGATATAACCGAGGGTATGAGAAGATTGAAGGAATTTTTAGAGTCCCTGGCTTAG
- a CDS encoding manganese efflux pump MntP family protein — translation MGRPLAMISTIATASALAMDAFSVSLGAGACRCSMPKTQVLYMALAFGLFQFAMPIGGWFLGDKIAHFISAWDHWIAALLLAIVGGKMIHQSIWPEENCNLLNVARPMVLFGLAVATSIDAMAVGFSSAAIGSPIIPLAISAGLITGVLSTIGALAGCKIGLAVGHKAEFLGGVVLCLIGLNILRVHLFLF, via the coding sequence ATGGGTCGTCCGTTAGCGATGATATCCACCATCGCCACCGCTTCCGCCCTTGCTATGGACGCTTTTTCCGTGTCCCTGGGAGCGGGGGCCTGCCGTTGTTCTATGCCTAAGACCCAGGTGCTGTACATGGCCTTGGCCTTTGGCCTGTTTCAGTTTGCCATGCCCATAGGAGGCTGGTTTTTAGGGGATAAAATCGCCCACTTTATATCCGCCTGGGATCACTGGATAGCCGCCTTACTGCTGGCTATAGTCGGAGGAAAGATGATTCATCAGTCCATCTGGCCGGAGGAAAACTGTAACCTCCTTAACGTGGCAAGACCAATGGTCCTTTTCGGTCTTGCGGTAGCCACCTCCATAGACGCTATGGCCGTAGGTTTCTCCTCGGCGGCCATAGGAAGTCCTATAATTCCCCTGGCTATCTCCGCAGGGCTTATCACCGGAGTGCTTTCGACGATAGGTGCTCTGGCGGGATGCAAAATAGGGCTAGCGGTAGGCCATAAAGCGGAATTTTTAGGCGGCGTGGTCCTCTGTCTTATAGGCCTAAACATACTCCGGGTTCATCTGTTCCTGTTTTAG